A region of the Microcystis aeruginosa FD4 genome:
CCAGATGAAATTCTAACAAAAATTTTAGTTTTTTTTGATGAATAGCTTTCTTTTTTTTTCTTTAATATCTGTGAAATTTTCAACTAGAATTTACTTTTAAAAATGGGATATATTTGTTGATAATAAATGAGAAAAACTTCCACCAGTTCTTAAACAAAATTAAACAAAATAAATTTTAATATGGTACGAATATTCTTAAATAAAGAAGTCCGAGTTACTAATAGCTCAAGAATCGTTTCATAGGTGTGATTCACTAAATCCAAAACAGAGAGAGCCATTTGATACGACTACGTTTACCCTTCTGAGTATGAATTTTATCTACAATCACCCCTCGATCGAGCATTGTTTAAAACAACAATTAATTAATATTTTTCCAGAAAACAACCATAAATTAACTTTCTATCGTTGCCTAAAAACTGATAGTATCCTCTATCGTTCACCTCTGTTTTATTATTTTACGCCCGCTCAATGTCAAACCATATTTAACCATTTAATCACCTTTTTTCCACAAATTCAGCTTAAGGAAGGATGGCTAGAATTATTATTAGATCAGCAATTTTTGTCCTTTTGGTTACTGAAACTAAATGATTTAATCGATAAATTTTTCTCCGATCAGCTTCCTCTCCATCCCGAAGGAGAATTTTTCTTTTTATTTCAATACACCCACGCTCGCTATTCTAGTTTGTTACAACTGCTCAATCGGGAAAAAATTAGTTTAACCGAGCCAGAACTATTATCATGGCATCATCCCGCCGAAATAGCCTTAATACTGCAAATTTTAACCGTTTGTGATTGTTGGGAAGGCCAGAAACTCTATCCCCTAACCGCAAATTTTTGCGAGGCAATGCTCAATTTTGAGCGTAACTGTCGCATTATCGGAGAATCAGCCCCAATTCAGCGATCGAGATTAATCCTGATTAGCGTCAGTCAAAAACTACTTAACCGTCTCCTTCGCCAAAAATGGCAACTGCTGCCGATGACGGAACTATAAAAATATTAACTTTTGTGAATTTAGTGGACAAAACCATCAGCTTATGATAGATTTTAATTAGTGTGAGGAGCGAACCAGAATAGAGAGCCGAGACGAAACATGGACAGTCGCCGGCTCTCTTTCTGTTGTTCAGGAATTATTTTTTTCTTGGCGATATTTAATAAAAGTGGGCAAATCAACCCGAAAAGAGGAATATTTCGGGGAAGGAGAGATGATAGGTGCGGGCCAATCCCTCTCTTTCTTATTTAAGGATTCTACTGGCTCAATTGTCTCTAATTCAGCTAAAAACTCATCGATGGGAGCCACTTCATCCCTTTCTTGGTTCTCTGTCTGAGACCAAGGCTCGATCGCAGCTGCCTTAGCGACAATGGCTAAATCTGGGGGAGAATTGCGATCGCTACCGCGCTGGAAATACTGGGCCAAGGCCGCTTTATACTGGAGGGTATAGCGTTGCTGACGTTGGAGACGGGTGCGTAATTCCTGCAATTGCTGGTCATAGTTGCACAGTGTTTGGCTTTTTTCCTGATAACTTTCCTGAATTAAGGCACATTCTCGCTCTAAACGGGCTAATTGTTGGCGCGTGCGGGTCAATTCTGCGGTCAAATTGGCAATAATCATCGGTTGCCGTTGTTCTGCTTGACGATACTGTTCGATTTGCCCTAAAGCTCGCTGTAATTGTTGCTTTTCGTATTGCAGTTCCTCGTTTTGCTGCTGGATTAGGGTATCGCAACTTTGCCAGCGACGATGTTGCTCGGCTAACTGCGATCGCAATTCCGCAAAAGCTTGCTCCCGTCGCCAGATCTCCGCTTGTAATTCTTGATTTTGTTGACGTAAATGAGAGGATAGAGCTGCCCAATCTGTCTCATCTGTTGATTGACTCTCATGCTCGACAATTTCAGCAGTGATGACAGTATCCGCATGGGTGAGATGATCGAGGTACAGGTCGGAATTATCGTTCATAAAAGCCAAAGGATGAGGAAACCTAGAAGTTTAGAGACGTTAAAAGCCTTCTATCGTTCCAAAAAAAATGGGAACCGCATTGTTAGAGACTGCCGAGCGGTTCCACTGCCGATCCTTGAGAGGAGAACACTATAAATAACTATAAGCTTATTAGGAATTTTTGTCAATACTTATTGAGAAGTTTTTTCATTAAGTTGGGGACAGAGGAGAATCGACTAATACCAAATCCGTTTTTAATAGCATGATTAACTCCCAATCCAACTTTAAAAACCCACACCCCACACCCCACACCCCACACCCCACGAAAAACTTTTTCAGCCGACCCTAGATATCTATTGATACAAGAAGCATCGGTCGAGCGGGTTAGCGGCTCGATGTGCTTCAATAATCCTATAGTTTTTATTTTCCTTGTCGTATCATGCCACGTCCCCCAAAGAAAACCCCTAGCACCCCTGAACCCCCCGAAGAGCCAATTAAAGCCACTCCTCCCCTACAACCTCTACAAATTATTAAAAAGGGTTCTAGAGCCGCAGTACCCCCCAAACCTCCGGAAACCCCTCCAGAAATAATTGAGGAAAAACCAGCGGCAGAAACATTAAAATCAGTCAGTAGCGAGATAAAATCTCCTCTCCGTCCTCGTT
Encoded here:
- a CDS encoding DALR anticodon-binding domain-containing protein, with protein sequence MNFIYNHPSIEHCLKQQLINIFPENNHKLTFYRCLKTDSILYRSPLFYYFTPAQCQTIFNHLITFFPQIQLKEGWLELLLDQQFLSFWLLKLNDLIDKFFSDQLPLHPEGEFFFLFQYTHARYSSLLQLLNREKISLTEPELLSWHHPAEIALILQILTVCDCWEGQKLYPLTANFCEAMLNFERNCRIIGESAPIQRSRLILISVSQKLLNRLLRQKWQLLPMTEL